One window of the Acetonema longum DSM 6540 genome contains the following:
- the uvrC gene encoding excinuclease ABC subunit UvrC, translating into MIETAVPVAEKLVHLPDKPGVYLMKNSQGKIIYVGKAVNLKNRVRSYFQSSRNHSPKVLSMVSRIADLEYIITASELEALILECNLIKQHRPKYNISLRDDKTYPYIKVTLGEDYPRLYITRKVAKDGSRYFGPYTNVGAVHETLGLIKKLFPLRSCKKLDANRPCLQFHIRRCLAPCTGKVDSKTYREMIQSVCLLLEGRSDTVVKELRRQMQTASGNLEFERAAKLRDQLMAIEQVTEKQNVITGAGDQDAIGLARSAFGSCVQVFSIRSGKLIGREYFFLANSEHEEDDALLTAFIQQYYNQAGFIPREVLLPLELAEQELLAEWLTGLKGGRVALEIPKRGTKKDIVNMAAGNAAIVLEEQAARLASEVAHTQGAVTELAEYLSIPAPERIECYDISHIQGAETVASMVVFEGGLPSKNEYRRYKLRTVEGKPDDFRSMREVLSRRFRDTEGVLPGLVIIDGGKGQLSSALEIIRGQGLTMPVVGLAKEFEYIFREGISDPLILPRHSQALYLVQRIRDEAHRFAITYHRKLRSKRNMVSVLDHVEGIGPKRRKALWDHFGSLAKIKAATVEDLASAPGMTQPAAEAVHAFFRRKPGE; encoded by the coding sequence ATGATCGAAACCGCGGTCCCTGTGGCGGAAAAGCTGGTTCACCTGCCTGACAAGCCAGGCGTATACCTGATGAAAAACAGCCAGGGGAAAATCATCTATGTAGGCAAGGCCGTCAACCTAAAAAACCGGGTCCGCTCCTACTTTCAATCCAGCCGCAATCATTCCCCGAAAGTTTTGTCCATGGTCAGCCGCATCGCTGACCTGGAATATATCATTACCGCCTCCGAGCTGGAAGCCCTGATCCTGGAATGCAACCTGATCAAGCAGCACCGGCCCAAGTACAATATCAGCCTGCGGGATGATAAAACCTACCCCTATATCAAAGTCACCCTGGGGGAGGACTATCCCCGCCTGTACATCACCCGCAAAGTGGCTAAGGACGGCTCCCGCTATTTTGGCCCCTATACCAATGTGGGCGCTGTCCATGAAACCCTGGGGCTGATCAAAAAACTGTTTCCCCTGCGCAGCTGTAAGAAACTGGATGCCAACCGGCCTTGTCTGCAGTTTCATATCAGGCGCTGCCTGGCCCCCTGTACTGGCAAGGTGGACAGCAAAACCTACCGGGAAATGATTCAGTCAGTGTGTCTCTTGCTGGAGGGACGCAGCGACACTGTGGTCAAAGAGCTGCGGCGTCAGATGCAGACTGCCTCCGGGAACCTTGAATTTGAGCGGGCGGCTAAGCTGCGGGATCAACTTATGGCCATTGAACAGGTAACCGAGAAACAAAATGTGATCACCGGCGCCGGCGATCAGGATGCCATCGGCCTGGCCCGCTCAGCCTTCGGCAGCTGCGTCCAGGTTTTTTCCATTCGCAGCGGCAAGCTCATCGGGCGGGAATACTTTTTCCTGGCTAATAGCGAGCACGAAGAGGACGATGCTCTGCTGACGGCCTTTATCCAGCAATATTACAACCAGGCAGGCTTCATCCCCCGGGAAGTGCTGCTGCCCCTGGAACTGGCGGAACAGGAACTCCTGGCGGAGTGGCTGACCGGGCTCAAAGGCGGCCGGGTTGCCCTGGAGATTCCCAAACGGGGCACCAAGAAGGACATCGTGAACATGGCGGCCGGCAATGCCGCTATTGTGCTGGAGGAGCAGGCCGCCAGACTGGCCAGTGAAGTCGCCCATACTCAGGGGGCTGTGACCGAACTGGCTGAGTATCTGTCCATACCGGCGCCGGAGCGGATTGAGTGCTACGATATCTCCCACATCCAGGGGGCTGAAACTGTGGCTTCCATGGTGGTATTTGAGGGGGGTCTGCCCAGCAAGAACGAATACCGGCGCTACAAACTGCGAACCGTGGAAGGAAAGCCGGATGATTTCCGTTCCATGCGGGAGGTTCTGAGCCGCCGTTTCCGGGACACGGAGGGTGTCCTGCCAGGGCTGGTCATTATCGACGGCGGCAAGGGCCAGTTGTCTTCGGCGCTGGAAATCATCCGGGGCCAAGGGTTGACCATGCCGGTAGTGGGGCTGGCCAAGGAATTTGAGTATATTTTCCGGGAGGGCATCAGCGATCCTCTGATTCTGCCGCGTCACTCCCAGGCGTTGTATTTGGTGCAGCGGATCCGTGACGAGGCCCACCGTTTCGCCATCACCTATCACCGTAAGCTGCGGTCCAAACGGAACATGGTCTCGGTGCTGGACCATGTGGAAGGCATCGGTCCCAAGCGACGCAAAGCCCTATGGGATCATTTCGGCAGCCTGGCTAAGATCAAAGCCGCCACAGTGGAAGATTTGGCCTCCGCCCCCGGCATGACCCAGCCGGCGGCGGAGGCGGTGCATGCCTTTTTTCGGCGGAAACCCGGGGAATAA
- the hrpB gene encoding ATP-dependent helicase HrpB, with the protein MNLPIESTLPSIKTALASASNLVLTAPPGAGKTTRVPLALLETPWLAGRRILMLEPRRLAARAAARYMAACLGEPVGETVGYRVRLETRVSSRTRIEVVTEGVLTRLLQADPALTDTGIVIFDEFHERSLQADLGLALCLQAQEVLRPDLRLLVMSATLDAQPVAALMGGAAVLASQGRSFPTETIYCKDKIEGRIEPAVAHTVIEALSRHSGDVLVFLPGEAEIRRVQARLREIGLGPDVRLAPLYGNLPSAAQDLALLPCPAGERKVVLATAIAETSLTVEGVQVVVDSGLMRVPRFSPRTGMTRLETIGVSRAAADQRRGRAGRLGPGVCYRLWTKEADARLESSAKPEILEADLAPLALELAAWGAAEPEILRWLDTPPAGAFSQARQLLRRLGVLDAQGAITSHGQSIAEHGLHPRLAHMILTAIPHGLGSLACELAALLNGRDVFGRTGQPDADLRLRLEAVRRFKGKEGAGRDSGEMEAGQRRVLAEIRYWRRKFAIPAAEQADISACGAVLAMAYPDRIGQKRENDRFLLSNGRGAYFASIQPLSQAAWLVAAELDDQGPESRILLAAPVELVDLHRYFAGVIREVTSIVWDRTVQAVRARQEVRLGALVLKDILPDRPEPAAVQTALLQGISQEGLAILPWTKTACQYRQRLQFMHYQDPSWPDVSDAALESALADWLGPYVYGMSKASDLQRLNLTAILENLLTWEQRRELEEAAPARMEVPSGQKIAVDYSDPACPVMAVKLQELFGLAETPHLGGGKVPLTLHLLSPAQRPVQVTRDLASFWRETYFAVKKDLMGRYPKHYWPEDPWKAVPTHRTRPRGDR; encoded by the coding sequence GTGAACCTGCCAATCGAATCCACACTGCCGTCTATAAAAACAGCGCTGGCGTCCGCCTCCAATCTTGTATTGACTGCACCGCCCGGAGCCGGCAAGACTACCCGTGTTCCTTTGGCTCTCTTGGAGACACCCTGGCTGGCGGGACGCCGTATCCTGATGCTGGAGCCCCGGCGTCTGGCGGCCCGGGCAGCGGCCCGGTACATGGCGGCTTGCCTGGGGGAGCCGGTAGGCGAGACTGTGGGCTACCGGGTCAGATTAGAGACCCGGGTGAGTTCCCGTACCCGGATTGAAGTGGTGACCGAGGGGGTTTTGACCCGGCTGCTGCAGGCTGATCCGGCTCTGACCGATACAGGCATCGTTATTTTTGATGAGTTTCATGAGCGCAGCCTGCAGGCCGATCTGGGACTGGCCCTTTGTCTGCAGGCTCAGGAAGTATTAAGGCCGGATCTCAGACTGTTGGTGATGTCGGCTACCCTGGACGCCCAACCGGTGGCGGCTCTCATGGGCGGCGCAGCCGTTCTGGCGAGCCAGGGCCGGAGTTTTCCGACAGAGACGATTTATTGCAAAGATAAGATAGAAGGACGCATTGAACCGGCAGTGGCCCATACAGTGATTGAGGCGCTGAGCCGGCACAGCGGCGATGTGCTGGTGTTTTTGCCCGGAGAGGCGGAAATCAGACGAGTGCAGGCCCGGCTTCGGGAGATAGGGCTTGGCCCTGATGTCCGGCTTGCGCCCCTGTACGGCAATCTCCCATCGGCGGCTCAGGACCTGGCCTTACTGCCCTGTCCGGCCGGTGAGAGAAAGGTTGTGCTGGCCACGGCCATTGCCGAGACCAGCTTGACGGTAGAAGGAGTGCAGGTGGTGGTCGACAGCGGACTGATGCGGGTGCCCCGGTTTTCACCCCGGACCGGCATGACCCGGCTGGAGACCATAGGAGTTTCCCGGGCTGCGGCGGACCAACGGCGGGGCCGGGCCGGCCGATTGGGACCGGGGGTGTGCTACCGGCTGTGGACGAAGGAGGCGGATGCCCGCCTGGAGTCCAGCGCCAAGCCGGAAATACTGGAGGCCGATCTGGCGCCTCTGGCTTTGGAATTGGCGGCCTGGGGCGCAGCGGAGCCTGAAATTCTGCGCTGGCTGGATACACCGCCGGCCGGAGCCTTCAGCCAGGCCCGGCAGTTATTGAGGCGGCTGGGAGTTTTAGATGCCCAGGGAGCCATCACTTCCCACGGACAGAGCATAGCCGAACACGGCCTGCATCCCCGGCTGGCGCATATGATTCTGACTGCCATCCCTCACGGGCTGGGGAGTCTGGCCTGTGAATTGGCGGCTCTCCTGAATGGCCGGGATGTATTCGGCAGGACCGGCCAGCCGGATGCCGACCTGCGGCTGCGGCTGGAAGCAGTCCGCCGTTTTAAGGGAAAGGAAGGGGCAGGAAGGGATTCCGGCGAGATGGAGGCCGGCCAGCGGCGGGTGCTGGCTGAAATCCGCTATTGGCGCAGAAAATTTGCCATTCCGGCGGCGGAACAGGCGGATATCAGCGCCTGCGGGGCGGTATTGGCCATGGCTTATCCTGATCGGATTGGCCAGAAGCGGGAGAATGACCGTTTTCTCTTAAGCAATGGACGAGGCGCTTATTTTGCCTCGATTCAGCCTCTTTCCCAGGCGGCCTGGCTAGTAGCAGCCGAACTGGACGATCAGGGGCCGGAAAGCCGGATCTTGCTGGCGGCGCCCGTGGAGTTGGTGGATTTGCACCGTTATTTCGCCGGGGTCATCCGGGAGGTCACGTCGATTGTTTGGGACCGGACAGTTCAGGCGGTGCGGGCGCGCCAGGAAGTGAGACTGGGAGCTTTGGTCCTGAAGGATATCCTGCCGGACCGTCCGGAACCGGCGGCGGTTCAGACAGCCTTGCTGCAGGGAATCTCCCAGGAAGGGCTGGCGATTTTGCCCTGGACCAAGACAGCTTGCCAGTACCGGCAGCGGCTGCAGTTCATGCATTACCAGGACCCTTCCTGGCCAGACGTTTCCGACGCCGCCCTGGAGTCGGCGCTGGCCGACTGGCTGGGCCCTTATGTATACGGCATGAGCAAAGCCTCTGACCTGCAGCGCCTGAATCTGACGGCTATTTTGGAAAATCTTCTGACCTGGGAACAACGCCGTGAGCTGGAGGAGGCTGCTCCGGCCCGGATGGAAGTCCCCAGCGGCCAGAAGATTGCGGTGGATTACTCCGATCCGGCCTGCCCGGTGATGGCTGTAAAGCTGCAGGAACTGTTCGGCTTGGCCGAAACGCCCCATCTGGGCGGGGGCAAAGTCCCTCTGACCCTGCACCTGTTATCGCCGGCCCAGCGGCCGGTCCAGGTGACCCGAGACTTGGCTAGCTTTTGGCGGGAGACGTATTTTGCCGTCAAAAAAGATCTGATGGGGCGCTACCCAAAACACTATTGGCCGGAAGATCCGTGGAAGGCGGTACCAACCCACCGGACTCGCCCTCGGGGGGATCGTTGA
- a CDS encoding sigma-54 interaction domain-containing protein, with protein MKQLTGISGKKPPFPMNKEALSQIFDKFPDPIFVTDRQGNVLLSNSTAAMTIGMSLDQFLKSNINDMIQKSYYNKSYAMEAVEKKCVVSGLLTTKLNFTMMSVSTPVLDENGDVSLVLTTGRPKDLLKTCSSQEEKEIINRRKREIDYLRNYVLESTTVVAESPAMRQLLLLAHRVAQADSTVLLYGESGVGKEVLAKYIHRHSKRAQDAFIAVNCASFPESLVESELFGYEKGAFTGADINGKVGLFEAAHQGTLFLDEIAELPLAPQSKLLRVLETNGIRRVGSNADRKIDFRLIAATNRDLLQMTEQGLFRKDLYYRLHVIPIRIPPLKERPEDIEALAMKFLADFNKQYDSNIKLNPDTLDAFKKHNWPGNVRELRNLIERTVICSLPDYPAELLALAAPIASRRPGQNDCLNLMGWSGTLKEVVGKFEEQYINQVLEECNGRIGETAKRLGIYRTVLYRKRKAFEQRNSE; from the coding sequence GTGAAACAATTGACCGGAATATCAGGAAAAAAACCTCCTTTCCCAATGAATAAAGAAGCTTTGTCCCAAATTTTTGACAAGTTCCCGGATCCGATTTTTGTCACCGACAGGCAGGGAAACGTCCTGCTGTCCAACTCCACTGCGGCAATGACTATCGGCATGTCATTAGACCAATTCTTAAAGTCCAATATAAACGATATGATCCAAAAAAGTTATTATAATAAATCCTATGCCATGGAAGCAGTAGAAAAAAAATGCGTTGTCAGCGGCCTGCTCACAACCAAATTGAATTTCACAATGATGTCGGTCAGCACCCCAGTGCTTGACGAAAACGGCGATGTCAGCCTGGTTTTGACGACAGGCAGACCAAAAGATTTATTGAAAACCTGTTCCAGCCAGGAAGAAAAGGAGATAATAAACCGGCGTAAGCGGGAAATAGACTACCTGCGCAACTATGTGCTGGAAAGTACAACGGTTGTCGCAGAAAGCCCGGCAATGCGCCAATTGCTGCTTTTAGCGCACCGGGTTGCCCAGGCTGACAGTACTGTTCTGTTATATGGAGAATCAGGGGTAGGCAAAGAGGTTTTGGCCAAATATATCCACCGCCATAGTAAAAGAGCGCAAGACGCATTCATCGCGGTGAATTGCGCATCCTTTCCGGAAAGTCTGGTGGAATCCGAGTTATTTGGCTACGAAAAAGGCGCGTTTACCGGAGCTGATATCAACGGTAAAGTCGGTCTGTTCGAGGCTGCCCACCAGGGCACCTTGTTCCTGGACGAAATTGCGGAACTTCCGCTGGCGCCGCAATCGAAACTGCTCCGGGTTCTGGAAACCAATGGAATCCGCAGGGTGGGAAGCAATGCTGACAGAAAGATCGATTTCAGATTAATTGCCGCGACCAACAGAGACTTGCTCCAGATGACCGAGCAGGGCTTGTTCCGCAAAGATCTTTACTACCGCTTGCATGTTATTCCCATTCGCATTCCGCCGCTAAAGGAAAGACCGGAAGATATTGAAGCGCTGGCGATGAAATTTCTGGCCGATTTCAATAAACAGTATGATTCCAATATTAAACTGAACCCGGATACACTGGATGCCTTTAAAAAGCATAATTGGCCGGGAAATGTGAGAGAACTCCGCAATTTGATCGAAAGAACGGTGATTTGCAGTTTGCCAGACTACCCCGCGGAGCTCCTTGCTTTAGCGGCGCCTATCGCATCCAGGCGTCCTGGCCAGAATGATTGTTTGAACTTAATGGGATGGAGCGGCACTCTAAAAGAAGTCGTAGGTAAGTTTGAGGAACAATACATTAATCAGGTCCTGGAGGAATGCAACGGACGGATCGGAGAAACGGCCAAAAGGCTGGGC
- the uvrA gene encoding excinuclease ABC subunit UvrA: MKDKIIVKGARQHNLKNIDIEIPRDQLVVITGLSGSGKSSLAFDTIYAEGQRRYVESLSAYARQFLGQMDKPDVDYIEGLSPAISIDQKTTSRNPRSTVGTVTEIYDYLRLLFARAGRPHCPQCGKPISQQTVEQIVDQLITLGEGARLTILAPLVRGKKGEHVKLLEEARKDGYVRVRVDGVIRELSEEIQLEKNKKHTIEVVVDRIVIREGINRRLADSLETALNLSKGIVSVVTGGGKEGEESKELMFSQNFACVDCGISLPEITPRMFSFNNPYGACPDCTGLGNNLELDLALVIPDGNKALIDGAIEPLGKNLNSWFMCQLDAFVAQHGHSLNDAWNGLPEDMRHLILWGDETRKYTFTYENMYGEEKTYHSTFEGVIPLLNRRHRESSSDWSRDEIEEYMSSKPCPTCRGARLKPEVLSVLVGGKNIYQVTCLTVSECQAFFTSLELTQREQTIAYQILKEIRARLGFLINVGLDYLTLDRAAGTLSGGEAQRIRLATQIGSGLVGVLYILDEPSIGLHQRDNNRLLDTLKKLRDVGNTLLVVEHDEDTMRMADHIIDIGPVAGAGGGRLIAQGTLEDIMATPESITGQYLSGKLRIPLPQVRRKPNGKWLEVLGARENNLKGLNVKFPLGVFTAVTGVSGSGKSTLVNEILYKGLAHRLNGSKARPGDHDQIRGMEHIDKIIDIDQSPIGRTPRSNPATYTGLFDLIREVFSQTPEAKMRGYKPGRFSFNVKGGRCEACRGDGIIKIEMHFLPDVYVPCEVCKGARYNRETLEVKYKGKSVAQVLDMVVDEAVEFFANFSKLSRKLQVLQDVGLGYMKLGQPATTLSGGEAQRVKLATELARRATGKTLYILDEPTTGLHMADVHRLLEVLQRLVDAGDTVLVIEHNLDVIKTADYVIDLGPEGGNRGGTVIAKGTPEAIAACEDSYTGQFLRPLLPQATGKTKNRKTKSASTETKAAGGVPS; the protein is encoded by the coding sequence GTGAAAGATAAGATTATCGTTAAAGGCGCCAGACAACATAACCTGAAAAATATTGACATAGAGATACCACGGGACCAATTGGTGGTCATTACCGGCCTGAGCGGCTCCGGCAAATCCTCATTGGCCTTTGATACCATCTATGCCGAAGGGCAGCGGCGCTATGTGGAGTCTCTGTCAGCTTATGCCCGCCAGTTTCTCGGCCAGATGGACAAGCCGGATGTAGACTATATCGAGGGCCTGTCCCCGGCCATTTCTATCGACCAGAAAACCACCAGCCGCAACCCCCGTTCCACCGTGGGTACGGTCACTGAGATCTATGACTACCTGCGGCTGTTGTTTGCCCGGGCTGGCCGGCCCCACTGCCCCCAGTGCGGCAAGCCTATCAGCCAGCAGACTGTAGAGCAGATAGTGGACCAGCTCATTACTTTGGGGGAAGGCGCCCGCCTGACCATTCTGGCGCCTTTGGTGCGGGGCAAGAAGGGCGAGCATGTGAAGCTGCTGGAAGAAGCCCGCAAGGACGGCTATGTTCGGGTAAGGGTGGATGGCGTCATCCGTGAACTGAGCGAAGAAATCCAGCTGGAAAAGAATAAAAAGCACACCATTGAAGTAGTGGTGGACCGGATTGTGATCCGGGAAGGCATCAATCGTCGTCTGGCTGATTCACTGGAAACCGCTCTTAATTTGAGTAAGGGGATTGTCAGTGTCGTAACCGGCGGCGGCAAAGAAGGGGAAGAATCGAAAGAGCTGATGTTCAGCCAGAACTTTGCCTGCGTGGATTGCGGCATCAGCCTGCCGGAGATCACCCCCCGCATGTTTTCCTTTAATAATCCCTACGGCGCCTGTCCGGACTGCACCGGCCTGGGCAATAACCTGGAGCTGGACCTGGCCCTGGTGATCCCTGACGGCAACAAAGCCCTGATTGACGGGGCGATTGAACCTCTGGGGAAAAATTTGAATTCCTGGTTTATGTGCCAGCTGGACGCTTTCGTGGCTCAACACGGTCATTCTCTGAATGACGCCTGGAACGGCCTGCCGGAGGACATGCGGCATCTGATCCTCTGGGGGGATGAAACCCGGAAGTATACCTTTACCTATGAAAACATGTACGGCGAGGAAAAAACCTATCACAGCACCTTTGAAGGGGTTATCCCCCTGTTAAACCGGCGCCACCGGGAAAGCAGCTCCGACTGGAGCCGGGATGAAATCGAAGAATACATGAGTTCCAAACCCTGCCCCACCTGCCGGGGAGCCCGGCTCAAGCCGGAAGTCCTGTCGGTGCTGGTGGGGGGCAAAAATATTTATCAGGTTACCTGTCTCACCGTCAGCGAGTGTCAGGCCTTCTTCACTTCCCTGGAACTGACCCAGCGGGAGCAGACCATTGCCTATCAGATTTTAAAAGAAATCCGGGCCCGCCTGGGCTTTCTCATCAATGTAGGACTGGATTACCTGACATTGGACCGGGCTGCCGGTACCCTGTCAGGGGGAGAGGCTCAGCGGATCCGGCTGGCCACCCAAATCGGCTCCGGCCTGGTGGGAGTGCTGTACATCCTGGACGAGCCCAGTATCGGCCTGCATCAGCGGGATAACAACCGTCTGCTGGATACTCTCAAAAAGCTGCGGGATGTAGGCAACACCCTGCTGGTGGTAGAACATGATGAAGACACCATGCGGATGGCCGATCATATTATCGATATCGGTCCTGTGGCCGGAGCTGGCGGCGGCCGCCTGATCGCTCAGGGTACCCTGGAGGATATCATGGCAACGCCGGAATCCATCACCGGCCAATACCTGTCCGGCAAACTGCGGATACCGCTGCCCCAGGTCCGGCGCAAGCCCAACGGCAAGTGGCTGGAAGTACTGGGCGCCCGGGAGAATAACCTGAAGGGTCTGAATGTGAAATTCCCTTTGGGCGTGTTTACCGCCGTCACCGGCGTATCCGGTTCAGGCAAAAGCACCCTGGTCAACGAGATCCTGTACAAGGGACTCGCCCACCGTTTGAACGGCAGCAAGGCACGGCCCGGCGATCACGACCAGATCCGGGGCATGGAGCACATCGATAAAATCATCGATATTGACCAGTCCCCTATCGGCCGCACTCCCCGCTCCAATCCGGCCACTTATACCGGCCTGTTTGACCTGATCAGGGAAGTGTTCAGCCAGACGCCGGAAGCCAAGATGCGCGGTTACAAGCCGGGCCGGTTTAGCTTCAACGTCAAGGGCGGGCGCTGCGAAGCCTGCCGCGGCGACGGCATCATCAAGATCGAAATGCATTTCCTGCCGGACGTATACGTGCCTTGCGAGGTCTGCAAAGGGGCCCGCTATAACCGGGAAACACTGGAAGTGAAATACAAAGGCAAAAGCGTTGCCCAGGTGCTGGATATGGTGGTGGACGAGGCGGTAGAATTCTTCGCCAACTTCTCCAAACTCAGCCGCAAACTGCAGGTTTTGCAGGATGTGGGCCTGGGCTACATGAAACTGGGCCAGCCGGCCACCACTCTGTCAGGGGGCGAGGCCCAGCGGGTCAAGCTGGCTACCGAACTGGCCCGGCGGGCCACCGGCAAAACCCTCTACATCCTGGATGAGCCCACCACCGGCCTGCACATGGCCGATGTCCACCGCCTGCTGGAAGTCTTGCAGCGGCTGGTAGACGCCGGCGATACCGTGCTGGTCATCGAGCATAACCTGGATGTCATAAAAACCGCTGACTATGTGATCGACCTAGGGCCGGAAGGGGGCAACCGGGGCGGCACGGTGATCGCCAAAGGCACACCGGAAGCAATCGCAGCCTGCGAGGACTCCTATACCGGGCAGTTTTTGCGGCCTCTGCTGCCGCAAGCCACCGGCAAGACCAAAAACCGCAAAACCAAATCAGCCTCGACTGAAACCAAGGCCGCCGGAGGGGTGCCTTCATGA
- a CDS encoding uroporphyrinogen decarboxylase family protein, whose amino-acid sequence MGEVTKDTMTAEARLVAAVNLQPVDRVVCAPIIEQYAGQFAGITNKEYMWDWEKAMAATEKVWQAFPVWDSNAYMLHGRYAPVGQKCGPGRLKMPGRELGDNAQYQIVEFEAMLREDYALVKEKGFMEYRLTFLERVHQVSREEIAAAQKEMARLRQDEIDHTLRRGQSLTWGAIMGVIPFDGFSMMRSMDKFYKDMFQIGDQLEELLWIVNDAVIAGCEAAARLTGSNRVFVGAVRGAGQFISARHFDRFVGPYMKVMVEKLGEKNIVPILHCDADWTKNLEFFLQLPKAKFVLELDGATDIFKAYEILKGHCAIKGDVPAALFTVASPGELDDYAKKLISTFKNGEGLIYSSGCNLPMNARHENVKAFFDAVDKYGRYN is encoded by the coding sequence ATGGGAGAAGTAACGAAAGACACCATGACAGCAGAAGCGAGGCTTGTTGCTGCCGTCAATCTTCAGCCGGTAGACCGGGTTGTTTGCGCGCCGATTATCGAACAATACGCCGGACAGTTTGCCGGTATTACCAATAAAGAGTATATGTGGGACTGGGAAAAGGCGATGGCGGCTACGGAGAAGGTTTGGCAGGCCTTCCCTGTTTGGGACAGCAACGCGTATATGCTGCACGGCCGCTATGCGCCGGTCGGTCAAAAATGCGGGCCCGGACGGCTGAAAATGCCGGGCAGGGAGCTGGGCGACAACGCCCAGTATCAAATTGTGGAGTTTGAAGCCATGTTGCGTGAGGATTATGCCCTGGTCAAAGAGAAAGGGTTCATGGAATACCGGCTGACCTTTCTGGAGCGGGTCCACCAAGTCAGCCGGGAGGAAATAGCGGCTGCCCAGAAAGAAATGGCCAGGCTGCGGCAGGATGAGATCGACCATACCCTTCGGCGTGGTCAGAGCCTGACTTGGGGCGCCATCATGGGTGTCATTCCCTTTGACGGTTTTTCCATGATGCGTTCGATGGATAAGTTCTACAAGGATATGTTCCAAATAGGGGATCAACTGGAAGAACTGCTGTGGATTGTAAACGACGCGGTTATTGCAGGCTGCGAAGCGGCCGCCAGGCTGACCGGCAGCAACCGGGTATTTGTCGGCGCAGTCCGCGGGGCCGGCCAGTTTATCTCCGCAAGACACTTTGACCGGTTTGTCGGCCCATACATGAAAGTCATGGTCGAAAAGCTGGGGGAGAAAAACATCGTACCGATCCTGCACTGCGACGCCGACTGGACAAAAAACCTGGAATTTTTCCTTCAACTGCCAAAGGCCAAGTTTGTCCTCGAACTGGACGGCGCTACCGACATATTTAAAGCCTATGAAATTTTGAAGGGCCACTGCGCCATCAAGGGGGATGTGCCGGCGGCGCTGTTTACTGTTGCCTCGCCCGGTGAGCTGGATGACTACGCCAAAAAATTAATCAGTACATTCAAAAACGGTGAAGGGTTAATATACTCCTCAGGCTGCAACCTGCCTATGAACGCCAGACACGAAAACGTGAAAGCTTTTTTTGATGCTGTGGACAAATACGGCCGCTACAACTAA